Proteins encoded in a region of the Salvelinus fontinalis isolate EN_2023a chromosome 17, ASM2944872v1, whole genome shotgun sequence genome:
- the LOC129813736 gene encoding coiled-coil domain-containing protein 178-like, translating into MPEVEPLRFPSREDGPSLQDQVDLQAVCPSRRRSCALVNTPSPCVNKAVCHIQELKKKVENWCQQSGNVQHQMSHEKQQKSKTFRLISSESVSSMIPTELYIEGIGLSARGEREGDLLSPLRKETTDVLVEVVYLIERLEADRQDAEEALQSEKKRRRTLGGKMYSISLWKQQEFPVAVQKEHEACTRDISELKWHLKLRRDKLHQVTDRMIKTEVLNQRLNEDIDFIKKNGPLVKEKLQLESDFMIQINTAQRKALETFSKTFSELKSFQEDMKKEELKADEDRGLMFNELKGIRNLLNDRLTEFQQLIDYWDGYCITLKETEEMVALKEEEWGDMSQRIPVLEVQETAVNELVVELNIFIEVEGRKIAQLKEEISELQKEVHATRLAGEAAVSHSEEVFCKKHQDILALHEENKEYELETEDYSNMIYESEQAVKQLQKERKRMLQKISVNEEQREEAKEELSQVAAMHANTKVNLEELEQQTFMEEQRMRKVIENLKKDMMSEMKAMAILKDTLTTFKAELHQEQTNTENARWELHKEFEEVSSATKQLEIEMEKLRKIYNDKSEKIERLREKLCDVLTEHKNTTNCLKKERNLKLDHLNIVKELHQDVTKRFDHALSRITVLTAKSKEYRTESDRMEETAATMPDVIEELQSVFDAVEFKNQTATLIMNTLERDITNCQQRIEQALQTHTTLFTTRQQKMEETKSDLKVALRENAELAHEYRALQKVLMIAKQGAVGVFDERNRAEASFYDHKQISLLQKRMHKAVVKYFRQRNLYNQAELARFQTLSNENKQKIKTVQEELSEAIRRISAFLHSLAEDSATSDDAATMETAAGNKQAGLDAIGLNKKKMPTVQITV; encoded by the exons ATGCCTGAAGTTGAACCACTCAGATTTCCATCAAGGGAGGACGGGCCAAGTTTACAAG ATCAGGTAGATCTTCAAGCAGTGTGCCCCAGCAGACGTCGCAGTTGTGCCCTGGTTAACACCCCCTCACCGTGCGTCAACAAAGCTGTTTGCCATATTCAGGAGCTGAAGAAGAAAGTGGAGAACTGGTGTCAACAG TCAGGAAATGTTCAGCATCAGATGTCTCATGAAAAACAGCAAAAAAGCAAAACTTTTAG ATTGATTTCCAGTGAATCTGTGTCTTCAATGATACCTACAGAGTTATACATCGAAGGCATTGGACTAAGTGCAAGAGGTGAAAGAG AGGGTGACCTGTTGTCTCCGCTGCGTAAGGAAACCACGGACGTCCTGGTAGAAGTAGTGTATCTGATTGAACGTCTGGAAGCTGATCGCCAGGATGCAGAGGAGGCTCTACAgtcagagaagaagagaaggagaactTTAGGGGGGAAAATGTATAGTATTTCACTGTGGAAGCAGCAGGAGTTCCCTGTAGCTGTCCAGAAAG AGCATGAGGCCTGTACCAGAGACATCAGTGAATTGAAATGGCATCTGAAATTGAGAAGAGATAAACTTCACCAAGTGACAGATAGAATGATCAAGACAGAGGTTCTGAATCAGCGGTTAAATGAGGACATTGATTTCATCAAGAAAAATGGGCCTCTTGTGAAGGAAAAACTGCAGCTGGAGAGCGATTTCATGATCCAAATTAATACGGCTCAACGTAAG gcCCTTGAGACATTTTCAAAGACCTTCAGTGAACTGAAGAGTTTTCAAGAAGACATGAAAAAGGAAGAACTGAAAGCAGATGAGGATAGAGGATTGATGTTCAATGAACTTAAGGGCATCAGGAATCTGCTAAATGACAGACT AACTGAATTCCAGCAGCTGATAGATTATTGGGATGGCTACTGCATTACAttgaaggagacagaggagatggtggctttgaaggaggaggagtggggagaCATGTCACAACGTATCCCTGTGCTAGAGGTGCAGGAGACTGCAGTCAATGAACTG GTTGTGGAGTTGAACATATTTATTGAGGTTGAAGGTAGAAAAATTGCACAATTAAAGGAAGAGATTTCAGAGCTGCAAAAAGAAGTCCATGCAACT AGACTTGCAGGTGAAGCGGCGGTCTCTCACTCCGAGGAGGTGTTCTGTAAGAAACATCAGGACATCTTGGCTCTCCACGAGGAAAACAAAGAGTATGAACTAGAGACTGAGGACTACAGTAACATGATCTATGAGAG TGAACAGGCAGTGAAGCAGCTTCAGAAGGAGAGGAAGCGCATGCTACAGAAGATCAGTGTGaatgaggaacagagagaagaggcCAAGGAGGAGTTGTCCCAGGTGGCTGCAATGCACGCTAACACCAAGGTCAACCTGGAGGAGCTGGAGCAGCAGACCTTCATGGAGGAGCAGAGGATGAGG AAAGTGATTGAGAATCTGAAGAAAGACATGATGAGCGAGATGAAAGCCATGGCCATTCTGAAG GATACATTAACAACATTTAAAGCAGAATTACATCAGGAGCAAACCAACACAGAAAACGCCAGATGGGAACTTCATAAGGAATTTGAAGAGGTGTCATCAGCTACAAAACAACTGGAAATTGAAATGGAAAAACTGAGAAAGATTTACAATGATAAATCTGAG AAAATTGAACGTTTAAGGGAGAAACTCTGTGATGTTCTAACAGAACACAAAAACACTACAAATTGTCTGAAAAAGGAAAGAAACTTGAAACTTGACCATCTAAATATAGTCAAG GAATTACACCAAGATGTTACCAAGAGGTTTGACCACGCCTTGAGCAGAATCACAGTCCTCACTGCTAAGTCCAAAGAGTACAGAACAGAGTCTGACAGGATGGAGGAAACAGCAGCCACAATGCCAGATGTCATTGAAGAACTACA GTCCGTCTTTGATGCCGTAGAGTTCAAAAACCAAACAGCTACGTTGATCATGAACACCTTAGAACGTGATATCACCAACTGTCAACAACGGATTGAGCAAGCACTGCAAACTCACACTACTCTATTCACAACCAGACAGCAAAAAATGGAGGAAACCAAG TCTGACCTAAAGGTAGCCCTAAGAGAGAACGCTGAGTTGGCCCACGAGTACAGAGCCCTTCAGAAAGTCCTGATGATCGCCAAGCAGGGGGCTGTTGGGGTGTTTGACGAGAGGAATCGAGCAGAGGCATCTTTTTATGATCACAAACAG ATTTCTTTGTTGCAGAAGAGGATGCACAAAGCTGTGGTGAAATACTTCAGACAACGCAACCTCTATAACCAGGCTGAACTGGCCCGCTTCCAGACCCTCTCTAACGAGAACAAACAGAAAATAAAAACTGTCCAG